The DNA region GGGTGATCCTGCCCTGACCGCCGCCCGCATGATGAGGCTGTACCTGCCGGAGATGGGCCGTGAACGCGGGCTGGAGGCCCTGGGACGCCTGGAGCGGGCGCGTGTCCGGGAAGAGAACCTGGGGGCCCTCCGGCGCGCTGCCGGGGCCTTGCGACCGGACGAACACGGCGCCCGCCTGAGCGAGGTTCACCTGGCCCTGACCCTGGCCGACCCGGAGGGGCTGGGTGAGGAGGGGTACACCGGGGCCGGGAACACGCCGGGCTGGGTCATGGTCTCCGTGTGGCCGAAGGAGCACAACCTGTCCAGGCTGCCCGCCGTCACGGCGCACGAGTTCAACCACAACGTCCGGTTTGGGCAGCCGGACTGGACCTTCCCCATCCCCCTCGGGGCTTACCTCGTGGCCGAGGGGCTGGCGGAGACGTTCGCGGCGGAACTGTTTGGCCCGGAGAGTCTGGGACTCTGGACGACCACCCTCGGCATGGAGGAGCTTGGCCCGCTTCGGCCCCGTTTCCAGGCGGCACTCCACGAGCAGGATTTCAACGTCGTGCGGGGGTACATCTTCGGTGACAGCGTGATGCGGCAGTCCGGGCAGGCGAACGGCGGGGGCGGCCCCGGCCTTCCTCCCTATGCCGGGTACGCGCTGGGCTACCACGTCGTCCGGGACTACCTCGCCCGCACGGGCCGCACGGCGGCGCAGGCGACCTACGACCCCTGGCGGCAGATCGTGAACGGCTCCGGCTGGTTCACGGCCTGAGCGTCCCGCGCTATTCCCGCCGCCGGAACGCCAGCGCCACCAGGAAGATCGCCGTGTTCACGAGCACGATGGTCGCGCCGGGCGCCGTGTCCAGGTAGTAGCTCAGGTACAGCCCGACCACGCCCCCGACCGTGCCCAGCACGGCGGCGAGCAGGATCATCTTCCGCAGACTGCGCGCGAGCAGGCGGGCGGCGGCGCTCGACGTGATCAGGAGGCTGACGCTGAGGGTCGTGCCCACGAGCTGCACCGTCAGCACGACGACGAGCCCGATCAGGATGAGCAGCAGGCTTTCGAGCGTCCGCACCGGGAGGCCGATGGCCCGCGCCTCGGTGGGATCGAAGGAGGCGAGCAGCAGTTCCTTCTGCACGGCGGTCAGAATGCCGCCGACGACGAGCGTGACGAGGAGCGCCCCCCACAGGTCGCCCGGGGTGACGCCCAGCGGGTTCCCGATCAGGAAGTTGCTGAGGTCGGTGGTGAAGGTGGCGGCCCGCGAGAGCATCACCACGCCGAGCGCGAACATCCCCACAAAGACGATGCCGATGGCGCTGTCCTGCTTCAATCCGCCCCGCTGACTGACGGCCCCGATGCCGAGCGCGGTGAGCACGGCGGCGACGAGCGCGCCCAGCAGCAGATTTCCCCCCGTCAGGAACGCGCCCACGATCCCCGGCAAGACCGCGTGGCTCATCGCGTCCCCGATGTAGCTCAGCCCCCGCAGCACCACCCAGGCCCCCACGAGCGCGCACAGCACGCTGACGAGGGCGACGGCCCCCAGCGCCCGCAGGAAGAAGTCGAACTGGAGGGGGTCAGTGAGCCAGGTCATAAGGGTCATAGGGTCGAGGGGTCGAGCGGTCGAGGAGTCGAGCGGAAGCAAAGAAGGACCTCGACTTCTCGACTTCTGGACACCTCGACTCGGTGAACTGCCCCCCCCATCACGCCTCCGCGTGAGTATGCCCGAGAAAGCTGGAGCTGAAGGTCGCCTCGATGTTGCGCGGGGTGTAGACCTCCCCCGGCGTGCCGTCGGCGATCACCCGGCGGTTGACGAGGACGAGGTGATCGCACCAGCGCCGCGCCTGCTCCAGGTCGTGCGTGACCATCACGACGGCGCGGCCCGCGTCCGCCTGGGCGCGCAGCAGGGCCATCAGCTGCTCCTGGGTGGCGGCGTCCACCCCCGTCAGCGGCTCGTCGAGGAGCAGGACCCGGGCGTCCCGCGCGAGCATCCGCGCCAGGAGCACCCGCTGGCGCTGCCCGCCGCTCAGCGCCCCGATATGCCGCCCACGCAACTCGTACACGCCGGTCTGCCGCAGGGCGTTCGCCACCTTTTCCCGGTCCCCCCGACCCGGCCAGCGCAGCCAGCCCACCCGCCCGGTGCGGCCCATCATCGCCACGTCCCAGACGGTCACGGGAAAGGCCCAGTCGAGGGTCTGCTGCTGGGGCACGTAAGCCACGTCTTCCCGTGCGGCCCCGCCCCCCGCGAAGGTCACCCGCCCGGCGAAGGGAACGTTCAGCCCCACCACCGTCTTGAGCAGGGTGCTCTTGCCCGCCCCGTTCGGCCCGATCACGGCGGTGAAGCTGCCCGGCGCGAACCGCACCGTCGCCCCCTCCAGCGCCGTGTGCGCCCCATACCGCACCGTCAGGTTCTCCACCCCAAGCACCGGGCGAGGATAGCGCGGTGAGGGTGATATTGCGAGTGCGGAATCAAAAGAGTCGAGGAACCGGAAGCCTCCCTTGACCTCCCGACTCCTCGCCTCGCTCAGCGCAGCGCCCTCACCATCGTGTCCACGTTCGACCGGAACGCCTTCAGGTACGTGTCGCCCGCACTCCCCTTCGGCCCCAGGGCGTCGGTGTAGAGGGGCGGGGCGACCGTCGCGCCGGTCTCGCGGGCGAGGGTCTGGGCGAGGCGGGCGTTGACGGTGTTCTCGGTGAAGATGACGCGGGCGCCGCTCCCCTTCACCGTCCCGATGAGGGCGGCGAGTTCGCGCGCACTCGGCTCGCGCTCGGTGCCAATCCCGGGGAGGACGGCGCCGACGACCGTCAGGCCGTAGCGATTCGCCAGGTAGTGCAGGCTGTCGTGGTTGGTGACGATCTTGCGGCGGGTGGCGGGGAGACTGGCGAACTGTTTTTTCGCGTAGGTGTCGAGGGCCCGGAGTCGCCCCAGGTATGCGGCGGCGCTCTTCGCGTAGGTCGTCTTCCCGGCGGGGTCGAGGCGCGTGAGGGCAGCCTGGACGTTCCGCACGTACCCGGCGGCGAGCGTCGGGTCCCACCAGGCGTGGGGGTCGAGGGCGGCGTGGCCGTGGTCTTCGGCGTGACCCTCCTCGTGCGGGGCCTCACGCAGCTTCAGGCCCGCCGTCAACCCGGTCACGGGCACCCTCGGCGCGGCGGCCCTGAGCTTCGGGAGCCAGGGCTCCAGCCCTGCCCCGTTGGCGAAGAGGGCGCGGCTGCCCGCCAGGCCGCGAATCGCCGCCGTGGTCGGCTGGAAGGCGTGGGTGTCGCCCCCCGGGGGCACGATGACGTTCACCGCCACGCGGTTTCCCCCGACCGACCGCACGAAGTCCGCCACGATGGTCGTCGTCGCGCTGACGGGCAGGGGCGCCGCCGAGGCCGTGCCCAGGGCCAGGAGGAGGCAGGCCGCCAGACCCCGCCCGGGGAGGGGGAGTTTGCCCCGCGCGGGCCCTTCGTGTTCCAGCCGTTCGCCGTCGTGGATCATAATGATAACTCTTTATCACATTGCCCCTCCCGGCGTGGTGAGGCCGGTCTCCCCCTGGCACCGTTTCGACCCCACGCCCTACACTGCGGCCCATGACTCAAGCCGCCGTCCAACCCGCCAGTCCCGAGTGGTACAAGAGCGCCGTCTTCTACGAGCTGTCCGTCCGCACCTTCGCCGACGGCAACGGCGACGGCAAGGGTGATTTCCCGGGGCTGACGGGCAGGCTCGACTATCTCAAGGACCTCGGCGTGGACTGCCTGTGGCTGCTGCCCTGGTATCCCAGCCCGCTGCGCGACGACGGCTACGACGTGGCGGACTACGTAGGCATCCACCCCGACCTGGGCACGCTGGACGACTTCAAGGTCTTCCTGCGCGAGGCGCACGCCCGGGGGCTCAGGGTGATCGGCGACTTCGTGACCAACCACACCTCCTCGGACCACCCGTGGTTCCAGGCGGCGCGGCGCGGGCCCGTGCTTCCCGACGGCACGCCGAACGAGTACCACGACTATTACGTCTGGAGCGAGACGGGCACCGAGTACGCGGGAGCCAGGATCATCTTCACCGACACCGAGACGAGCAACTGGACCCGCGACGAGATGTGCGGCAAGTACTACTGGCACCGCTTCTTCTCCTCGCAGCCCGACCTCAACTACGACAACCCCGCCGTCCTGGCCGAGATTATGCAGGGGGCCCGCTTCTGGCTCGATCTGGGGCTCGACGGCTTCCGGGTGGACGCGGTGCCGTACCTGATCGAGCGCGAGGGGACGAACTGCGAGAACCTGCCCGAGACGCACGCCATCCTGAGGCAGATGCGCAAGATGGTGGACGCCGAGTACCCGGGCCGCCTGCTGCTGGCCGAGGCGAACCAGTGGCCCGAGGACGTGGTGGAGTACTTCGGGAGTGAGCAGGACCCGGAGTTCCACATGTGCTTCAACTTCCCGGTGATGCCCCGGCTCTACATGAGCCTCAAGCGCGAGGACACCACCAGCATCCGGCAGATCATGGGCCGCCTCCCCGAGATTCCCTCCTTCGGGCAGTGGGCGACCTTCCTGCGGAACCACGACGAGTTGACGCTGGAGATGGTCACCGACGACGAGCGCGCCTTCATGTACATGGCCTACGCGCCCGACTCGCGCATGAAGATCAACGTGGGCATCCGCCGCCGCCTCGCGCCCCTGCTCGACAACGACCGCCGCCGCATCGAACTCCTCCACACCGTCCTCCTCGCCCTGCCCGGCAGCCCGATCCTGTACTACGGCGACGAGATCGGCATGGGCGACAACCTCTCGCTGGCCGACCGCAACGGTGTGCGCACCCCGATGCAGTGGAACGCGGGCGTCAACGGCGGCTTCTCGACCGCCGCGCCCGAGCTGTGCGCCTTCCCACCCATCACCGACCCCGTCTACGGTTTCCAGCGGGTGAACGTGAACAGCCAGCAGCAGGACCCCAGCAGCTTCCTGAAGTGGATCTCCCGCCAGCTCGACCTGCGCCGCCAGCACGCCGCCTTCGCGCACGGCGACCTCACCTTCGTCGAGACGGGCAACCCCGCCGTCCTCGCCTTCACCCGCAGCTACGGTGACGAGACCCTCCTGATCGTGAGCAACTTCGCCGGGAACGCCCAGGCGGCCCAGCTCGACCTCGGCGCCCACGTCGGTCAACGGCCCGTCACCCTCGCGGGCGGCAGCCACCTCCCGGACGTTGCCGAGGGACCCTACCCCATGATCCTGGGCAAGTACGACTACTACTGGCTCAAGCTCAGCGGCGTGCGGTAGGCGTTCGCCTGGGGAGAACAACCCGCTTTGCCAAATAAAGCGCAGGTGCTTCAATAGCGGGATGTGTCCCCCACTTCTCCTCACCCGGGTCCGGCCGTGACCGCCGCCGCCGCCGACTCCCGCGCCCCGACGCTGGGCTTCACCCTCGTCCTGGGGCTGATCCAGGCGATCTGGCCGCTGACGGTGGACCTGTACCTCCCGGCCTTTCCCCAGATCGCCCGGGACCTGGGGGCCACCCCGGGACAGGTGCAGTACACGCTGGCCGCCTACCTCTTCGGGGTGGCGCTGGGACAGGCCGCGCTCGGCCCGGTGACCGACAAGTACGGGCGCCGCGCGCCGCTCCTCGCCGGGCTGGGGCTGTACCTGCTGGGCACCCTGGTCTGCGTCCTCGCCCCGAGCGTCGGTGTCCTGATCGTGGGGCGGGTGGTGCAGGCGCTCGGCGGAGCGGCGGGCGCGGTCGTGGTGAGCGCGGTGGTGCGTGACCGCTACGAGGGGAAGGCGGCGGCGGGCCTCTTTTCCACCCTGATGCTCGTGACAGGGGTGGCGCCCGCCATCGCGCCGACCCTGGGAACCTGGCTGCTGACCTTCCTGCCCTGGCGGGCGATCTTCGGGGTGCTCGCAGTGTACGGCGCCCTGTGCCTGCTCCTCGTCGCCCTGCGCCTGCCGGAAACCCATCCGGCTCCGGCCCGGGTCGGGATGCGGTTGCGCGACGCGGCCTCGGTGTACGCGGGCCTGCTGCGGCGGCGCGTCTTCCTGTCCTACTCGCTGGCGGCGGGCTTTTCCGGCGGGATGCTCTTCGCGTACATCACCGGCTCGCCCTTCCTGTTCCTGGGGGAGCTGGACGCCTCCCCCGGCCTGTACGCCCTGCTCTTCGGGGTGAACGCGACGGGCCTGACCCTGGCCTCGCAGGTCAACCGGGTGCTCCTGCGCCGCTTCGAGCCTGGGCAGATGGCGCGGTGGGCGGGGCGGGTGGCCGTGGTGGTCGGGCTCTCGCTGCTCGTTGCCGCCGTCTTCCACGTCCTGAGCGTGCCGCTCGTCGCCCTCCTCTTCTTCGCCCTGCTGTGCTGCGCGGGACTGCTCTTCCCCAACAACACCGCCCTCGCGCTGTCGAGCGTCAGCGAGCGGGTGGGCAGCGCGAGCGCCCTGAGCGGCACCACCCAGTCGGCCCTCGGGGCGCTGTCGGGCACCCTCGTCGGCGCGCTGGGCGGCGGGAGCGTGGCGATCATGGGCGTGATCACGGCCTGCGCGGTCGGGGTCGTGGTGTGCCACGCGGCGGCGCGGCGGTGAGGTCCGGCCTCAGCCTGACGGCTCACCTGGGTCGAGGGCGGCCAGGACGAGCCGCACCGAGGGTTTCTCGATGACCTTCTCGTGGGGCCGAAGCTCGTGGGGCACGCCGCGCGGGTAGGCGGTGACCCGGAGGCTGGGGACGACGGAGAGACCGGGGACGGGGGGGCCCCTCCAGTCCGGCCCGTTCTGGAAAGCGGCGGCCCGGCCGTGACCGGCGAAGTCACCGCGCATCAGCACCATGCCCAGGGAGCAGAGACCGACCCCGACGAGGAGCGGCCCCTCGCGGCGGAAGGAGACGAGGACGTGATCCTGGGCCTCGCCCCCGAGGTGCAGGGGCACGACCAGCCGCCCCTCCGGCGCCAGTTGCTCCCGCCAGGCCGGGGGCAGGTCCCACGCGCCCACCGTCGCCACGATCCGGTCGTAGGGAGCGAGCGGGGGATACCCGCAGGCCCCGTCCCCGTGGACGACCTCGACGTTCCGGTCAAACCGCAGCCGCTCCCGCGCCGCCTCGGCGAGCTGCGCCTCGATATCGACCGTCACCACGCG from Deinococcus aetherius includes:
- a CDS encoding metal ABC transporter solute-binding protein, Zn/Mn family; the protein is MIHDGERLEHEGPARGKLPLPGRGLAACLLLALGTASAAPLPVSATTTIVADFVRSVGGNRVAVNVIVPPGGDTHAFQPTTAAIRGLAGSRALFANGAGLEPWLPKLRAAAPRVPVTGLTAGLKLREAPHEEGHAEDHGHAALDPHAWWDPTLAAGYVRNVQAALTRLDPAGKTTYAKSAAAYLGRLRALDTYAKKQFASLPATRRKIVTNHDSLHYLANRYGLTVVGAVLPGIGTEREPSARELAALIGTVKGSGARVIFTENTVNARLAQTLARETGATVAPPLYTDALGPKGSAGDTYLKAFRSNVDTMVRALR
- a CDS encoding metal ABC transporter ATP-binding protein, with protein sequence MLGVENLTVRYGAHTALEGATVRFAPGSFTAVIGPNGAGKSTLLKTVVGLNVPFAGRVTFAGGGAAREDVAYVPQQQTLDWAFPVTVWDVAMMGRTGRVGWLRWPGRGDREKVANALRQTGVYELRGRHIGALSGGQRQRVLLARMLARDARVLLLDEPLTGVDAATQEQLMALLRAQADAGRAVVMVTHDLEQARRWCDHLVLVNRRVIADGTPGEVYTPRNIEATFSSSFLGHTHAEA
- a CDS encoding methyltransferase domain-containing protein, with the protein product MPPDDRARTLRDALVDDLLRRNILRSPRVAEAMRAVPRHPFAPWLSLEEAYADRAWIIPGTTPEAPATLSQPTAVALMLEGFDLAPGQRVLEIGAGTGYNAALMAHLVGPAGRVVTVDIEAQLAEAARERLRFDRNVEVVHGDGACGYPPLAPYDRIVATVGAWDLPPAWREQLAPEGRLVVPLHLGGEAQDHVLVSFRREGPLLVGVGLCSLGMVLMRGDFAGHGRAAAFQNGPDWRGPPVPGLSVVPSLRVTAYPRGVPHELRPHEKVIEKPSVRLVLAALDPGEPSG
- a CDS encoding metal ABC transporter permease; this encodes MTWLTDPLQFDFFLRALGAVALVSVLCALVGAWVVLRGLSYIGDAMSHAVLPGIVGAFLTGGNLLLGALVAAVLTALGIGAVSQRGGLKQDSAIGIVFVGMFALGVVMLSRAATFTTDLSNFLIGNPLGVTPGDLWGALLVTLVVGGILTAVQKELLLASFDPTEARAIGLPVRTLESLLLILIGLVVVLTVQLVGTTLSVSLLITSSAAARLLARSLRKMILLAAVLGTVGGVVGLYLSYYLDTAPGATIVLVNTAIFLVALAFRRRE
- a CDS encoding DUF2268 domain-containing protein, with product MQITEVNTLGALREVLESEESRQDDLFRERVMEPLRPVWENMLRFIPGQAGAGDPALTAARMMRLYLPEMGRERGLEALGRLERARVREENLGALRRAAGALRPDEHGARLSEVHLALTLADPEGLGEEGYTGAGNTPGWVMVSVWPKEHNLSRLPAVTAHEFNHNVRFGQPDWTFPIPLGAYLVAEGLAETFAAELFGPESLGLWTTTLGMEELGPLRPRFQAALHEQDFNVVRGYIFGDSVMRQSGQANGGGGPGLPPYAGYALGYHVVRDYLARTGRTAAQATYDPWRQIVNGSGWFTA
- the treS gene encoding maltose alpha-D-glucosyltransferase, which encodes MTQAAVQPASPEWYKSAVFYELSVRTFADGNGDGKGDFPGLTGRLDYLKDLGVDCLWLLPWYPSPLRDDGYDVADYVGIHPDLGTLDDFKVFLREAHARGLRVIGDFVTNHTSSDHPWFQAARRGPVLPDGTPNEYHDYYVWSETGTEYAGARIIFTDTETSNWTRDEMCGKYYWHRFFSSQPDLNYDNPAVLAEIMQGARFWLDLGLDGFRVDAVPYLIEREGTNCENLPETHAILRQMRKMVDAEYPGRLLLAEANQWPEDVVEYFGSEQDPEFHMCFNFPVMPRLYMSLKREDTTSIRQIMGRLPEIPSFGQWATFLRNHDELTLEMVTDDERAFMYMAYAPDSRMKINVGIRRRLAPLLDNDRRRIELLHTVLLALPGSPILYYGDEIGMGDNLSLADRNGVRTPMQWNAGVNGGFSTAAPELCAFPPITDPVYGFQRVNVNSQQQDPSSFLKWISRQLDLRRQHAAFAHGDLTFVETGNPAVLAFTRSYGDETLLIVSNFAGNAQAAQLDLGAHVGQRPVTLAGGSHLPDVAEGPYPMILGKYDYYWLKLSGVR
- a CDS encoding multidrug effflux MFS transporter codes for the protein MTAAAADSRAPTLGFTLVLGLIQAIWPLTVDLYLPAFPQIARDLGATPGQVQYTLAAYLFGVALGQAALGPVTDKYGRRAPLLAGLGLYLLGTLVCVLAPSVGVLIVGRVVQALGGAAGAVVVSAVVRDRYEGKAAAGLFSTLMLVTGVAPAIAPTLGTWLLTFLPWRAIFGVLAVYGALCLLLVALRLPETHPAPARVGMRLRDAASVYAGLLRRRVFLSYSLAAGFSGGMLFAYITGSPFLFLGELDASPGLYALLFGVNATGLTLASQVNRVLLRRFEPGQMARWAGRVAVVVGLSLLVAAVFHVLSVPLVALLFFALLCCAGLLFPNNTALALSSVSERVGSASALSGTTQSALGALSGTLVGALGGGSVAIMGVITACAVGVVVCHAAARR